In one Melaminivora jejuensis genomic region, the following are encoded:
- the rsmG gene encoding 16S rRNA (guanine(527)-N(7))-methyltransferase RsmG — translation MSAEQHLEAALRAGAAELGLALQPAQVQQLLDFLALLHKWNRVYNLTALRAPQDMLTHHLLDSLAAVPPLLRYLQSMQEREQEQGRALQLLDVGSGGGLPGVVFAICCPQLQVHCVDTVAKKAAFIQQAAATLRLGNLRGIHARVESLSGPYDIISSRAFAALADFTAWSRAALAPQGVWLAMKGKLPGDEIGQLPPTVQVFHVEQLAVPQLQAERCIVWLRPAGGEPS, via the coding sequence ATGAGTGCCGAACAGCATCTGGAAGCCGCGCTGCGTGCCGGTGCGGCAGAACTGGGCCTGGCGCTGCAGCCCGCGCAGGTGCAGCAGCTGCTGGACTTCCTGGCGCTGCTGCACAAGTGGAACCGGGTCTATAACCTGACGGCGCTGCGCGCGCCGCAGGACATGCTGACGCATCATCTGCTTGACAGCCTGGCGGCAGTGCCGCCGCTGCTGCGCTATCTCCAATCCATGCAGGAGCGGGAGCAAGAGCAGGGCAGGGCGCTGCAACTGCTCGATGTCGGCTCGGGCGGCGGCTTGCCGGGCGTAGTGTTTGCCATCTGCTGCCCGCAGCTGCAGGTGCATTGCGTGGACACGGTGGCCAAGAAGGCGGCCTTCATCCAGCAGGCGGCGGCCACCCTGCGCCTGGGCAACCTGCGCGGCATCCACGCGCGGGTGGAGAGCCTGAGCGGCCCCTACGACATCATCAGCAGCCGCGCCTTTGCCGCGCTGGCTGACTTCACCGCTTGGTCACGCGCGGCGCTGGCGCCGCAGGGCGTCTGGCTGGCCATGAAGGGCAAGCTGCCCGGCGACGAAATCGGGCAACTGCCGCCCACGGTGCAGGTGTTTCACGTGGAACAACTCGCTGTGCCGCAACTGCAGGCCGAGCGCTGCATTGTCTGGCTGCGCCCGGCGGGTGGGGAGCCGTCTTGA
- a CDS encoding ParB/RepB/Spo0J family partition protein, with the protein MTKPSKKPKGLGRGLEALLGPKVPEQAERDQAAQAGQPSSLALEQLVPGQYQPRTRMDEGALYELAESIRAQGIMQPILVRRLGEGEHAGRYEIIAGERRFRAARLAGLDEVPVLVRDVPDEAAAAMALIENIQREDLNPLEEAQGLQRLVREFGLTHEQAAQAVGRSRSAASNLLRLLNLAEPVQTMLMAGDLDMGHARALLALDKAGQITAGHQIAARKLSVREAEGLVKKLGAEAEGAAPARAARTDKPRDVRRLEEELSDLLTAEVEIRVKKRVRRAGRMEELGEVAIQFGSLDALNGLIERLRGGAGE; encoded by the coding sequence GTGACCAAGCCATCCAAGAAACCCAAGGGCCTGGGCCGCGGGCTGGAGGCCTTGCTCGGCCCCAAGGTGCCCGAGCAGGCCGAACGCGATCAGGCGGCGCAGGCCGGCCAGCCCTCCAGCCTGGCGCTGGAGCAGCTGGTGCCCGGCCAGTACCAGCCGCGCACGCGCATGGACGAGGGCGCACTGTACGAGCTGGCCGAGAGCATCCGCGCCCAGGGCATCATGCAGCCCATCCTGGTGCGCCGGCTGGGCGAGGGCGAGCACGCCGGACGCTACGAGATCATCGCCGGCGAGCGGCGCTTCCGGGCCGCCCGGCTGGCCGGTCTGGACGAGGTGCCGGTGCTGGTGCGCGACGTGCCCGACGAGGCCGCCGCCGCCATGGCGCTGATCGAGAACATCCAGCGCGAGGATCTGAACCCGCTGGAGGAGGCCCAGGGCCTGCAGCGCCTGGTGCGCGAGTTCGGCCTGACGCACGAGCAGGCCGCGCAGGCCGTGGGCCGCTCGCGCAGCGCGGCCAGCAATCTGCTGCGCCTGCTCAACCTGGCCGAGCCGGTGCAGACCATGCTGATGGCGGGCGACTTGGACATGGGCCATGCGCGCGCCCTGCTGGCGCTGGACAAGGCCGGCCAGATCACCGCCGGGCACCAGATCGCCGCGCGCAAGCTGTCGGTGCGCGAGGCCGAGGGCCTGGTCAAGAAGCTCGGCGCCGAGGCCGAAGGGGCTGCGCCGGCCAGGGCGGCGCGCACGGACAAGCCGCGCGATGTGCGCCGGCTGGAGGAGGAGCTGTCCGACCTGTTGACCGCCGAGGTCGAGATCCGCGTGAAAAAGCGCGTGCGCCGCGCCGGGCGCATGGAGGAGCTGGGCGAGGTGGCCATCCAGTTCGGCTCGCTGGATGCGCTCAACGGCCTGATCGAGCGCCTGCGCGGCGGCGCGGGCGAGTAG
- a CDS encoding FlgO family outer membrane protein, whose protein sequence is MSNKPRSLALLGALAGAALLSTGCSQFQTQPPQPLRVEPTYADAARAPLLQSSRDAIGQLVERLDTSITGPGPVLVATVVNVNDMSMSSPLGRTLSEQYASAMAMAGFDVKEIKLRGDIFVKEGAGELLLSRELKDIARNHNASMVVVGTFSPAAHYTYISLKLVRTEDSRIIRAHDYALPNDRDINRLLALPR, encoded by the coding sequence ATGAGCAACAAGCCCCGCTCCCTGGCGCTGCTCGGCGCCCTGGCCGGTGCCGCACTGCTGTCCACTGGCTGCTCGCAGTTCCAGACGCAGCCGCCCCAGCCGCTGCGCGTCGAGCCGACCTATGCCGACGCCGCCCGCGCTCCGCTGCTGCAAAGCAGCCGCGACGCCATCGGCCAGCTGGTCGAACGCCTGGACACCAGCATCACCGGCCCCGGCCCAGTGCTGGTGGCCACCGTGGTCAACGTCAACGACATGAGCATGTCCTCGCCGCTGGGCCGCACGCTGTCCGAGCAGTACGCCAGCGCCATGGCCATGGCCGGCTTCGATGTCAAGGAAATCAAGCTGCGCGGCGACATCTTCGTCAAGGAAGGCGCCGGCGAGCTGCTGCTGTCGCGCGAGCTCAAGGACATCGCACGCAACCACAACGCCTCGATGGTCGTGGTTGGCACCTTCTCGCCGGCTGCCCACTACACCTACATCAGCCTGAAGCTGGTGCGTACCGAGGACAGCCGCATCATCCGCGCGCACGACTACGCCCTGCCCAACGACCGCGACATCAACCGCCTGCTGGCACTGCCGCGCTGA
- a CDS encoding AzlC family ABC transporter permease, which produces MSAAARTALRAWLANPWTRLGARDMLGTGLGIAAWGLVTGVAMVKTGLPTGLAVFMSLLVYAGSAQLSVLPLLAAGAPLWVIWLTAACVNLRFVIFSSMWRSYFAHLPRWHRMLLGYFSGDVIFVAFLKRFPQPQPAPEQVPYFWGSAVSNWLAWQLPSLAGIALANVIPLSWGLGFAGVLALLGILLSMLGDRTSWLATLVAGTAAIAAFALPLKLNILLAIVAAVATGLGAEAASRALQRAQQRARGPSA; this is translated from the coding sequence ATGAGCGCCGCTGCGCGCACGGCACTGCGCGCCTGGCTGGCCAATCCCTGGACGCGCCTGGGTGCGCGCGACATGCTGGGCACCGGCCTGGGCATCGCCGCCTGGGGTCTGGTCACCGGCGTGGCCATGGTCAAGACCGGCCTGCCCACGGGGCTGGCGGTCTTCATGTCGCTCCTCGTCTATGCCGGCAGCGCGCAGCTGTCGGTACTGCCGCTGCTGGCCGCCGGCGCGCCGCTGTGGGTCATCTGGCTCACCGCCGCCTGCGTGAACCTGCGCTTCGTCATCTTCAGCAGCATGTGGCGCAGCTACTTCGCCCACCTGCCGCGCTGGCACCGCATGTTGCTGGGCTATTTCAGCGGCGACGTGATCTTCGTGGCCTTTCTCAAGCGCTTCCCGCAGCCCCAGCCAGCGCCCGAGCAGGTGCCCTATTTCTGGGGCTCGGCCGTGTCCAACTGGCTGGCCTGGCAGCTGCCGTCGCTGGCCGGCATCGCACTGGCCAACGTCATCCCGCTGTCCTGGGGCCTGGGCTTTGCCGGCGTGCTGGCGCTGCTGGGCATCCTGCTGTCCATGCTGGGCGACCGCACCAGCTGGCTGGCCACGCTGGTGGCCGGCACGGCGGCGATTGCCGCCTTCGCGCTGCCGCTCAAGCTCAACATCCTGCTGGCCATCGTCGCTGCCGTCGCCACCGGCCTGGGCGCCGAGGCCGCCAGCCGCGCCCTGCAGCGTGCGCAGCAGCGCGCGCGGGGGCCGTCGGCATGA
- a CDS encoding ParA family protein: MAKIFCIANQKGGVGKTTTTVNLAAGLARIGQRVLLVDLDPQGNATMGSGVDKRTLARSVYDVLLGECSVAEAAVPAAQAAGYQVLGANRELAGAEIELVSLEQREKRLKTALAQVDRQFDFVLIDCPPSLSLLTLNGLCAAHGVVVPMQCEYFALEGVTDLLNTIRQVHGNLNPDLQIIGLLRVMFDARITLQQQVSEQLKEHFGDKVFDTVIPRNVRLAEAPSHGLPGVVFDANARGSQAFIAFAQEMVQRVKPRRQPGAKG, from the coding sequence ATGGCCAAGATTTTCTGTATCGCCAACCAAAAGGGCGGCGTCGGCAAGACCACCACCACCGTCAACCTGGCCGCCGGCCTGGCCAGGATTGGCCAGCGCGTGCTGCTGGTCGATCTCGATCCGCAGGGCAACGCCACCATGGGCTCGGGCGTGGACAAGCGCACGCTTGCGCGCAGCGTCTATGACGTGCTGCTGGGCGAATGCAGCGTGGCCGAGGCGGCAGTGCCCGCTGCCCAGGCCGCCGGCTACCAGGTGCTGGGCGCCAACCGAGAACTGGCCGGCGCCGAGATCGAGCTGGTCAGCCTGGAGCAGCGCGAAAAGCGCTTGAAAACCGCGCTGGCGCAGGTCGATCGACAATTCGACTTCGTGCTGATCGACTGCCCGCCGTCCCTGAGCCTGCTGACCCTCAACGGCCTGTGCGCCGCGCACGGCGTGGTCGTGCCCATGCAGTGCGAGTATTTCGCCCTCGAAGGCGTGACCGACCTGCTCAACACCATCCGCCAGGTGCATGGCAACCTGAACCCCGATCTGCAGATCATCGGCCTGCTGCGCGTCATGTTCGACGCGCGCATCACGCTGCAGCAACAGGTCAGCGAGCAGCTCAAGGAGCACTTCGGCGACAAGGTCTTCGACACCGTGATCCCGCGCAACGTGCGCCTGGCCGAAGCGCCCAGCCACGGTCTGCCCGGCGTGGTGTTCGATGCCAACGCGCGCGGCAGCCAGGCCTTCATCGCCTTTGCCCAGGAGATGGTGCAGCGCGTCAAGCCGCGCCGGCAGCCTGGAGCGAAAGGGTGA
- a CDS encoding phosphoglycerate kinase, translating into MQILRFSDLCEQGRVRGQRVFIRADLNVPQDAAGHITEDTRIRASVPCIRMALDAGAAVMVTSHLGRPQEGQLRPEDSLAPVAARLAELLGCEVPLLAGWVDGVRVAPGQVVLLENCRVNPGEKKNDPALARKMAQLCDIYVNDAFGTAHRAEGTTYGIAEYAPVACAGPLLAAEIDALTRALAAPKRPLVAIVAGSKVSTKLTILQSLAGKVDGLVVGGGIANTFMLAAGLPIGKSLAEADLVGEARAVIDAMAARGAQVPIPTDVVVAKAFAADAPATVRRAQDVQDDDLILDIGPETAARLAVQLQAAGTIVWNGPVGVFEFDQFAGGTRAIAQAIAASSAFSIAGGGDTLAAIAKFGIEDKVGYISTGGGAFLEVLEGKELPAFEILQKRAAG; encoded by the coding sequence ATGCAGATTCTTCGTTTCTCCGACCTGTGCGAGCAAGGCCGCGTGCGCGGCCAGCGCGTGTTCATCCGCGCCGATCTGAACGTGCCGCAGGATGCCGCCGGCCACATCACCGAGGACACGCGCATCCGCGCCTCCGTGCCCTGTATCCGCATGGCGCTGGACGCCGGCGCCGCCGTCATGGTCACCAGCCACCTGGGCCGGCCCCAGGAAGGGCAGTTGCGTCCCGAAGATTCGCTGGCCCCGGTGGCCGCGCGCCTGGCCGAGCTGCTGGGCTGCGAGGTGCCGCTGCTGGCCGGCTGGGTGGACGGCGTGCGCGTGGCGCCCGGCCAGGTCGTGCTGCTGGAGAACTGCCGCGTCAACCCGGGCGAGAAGAAGAACGACCCGGCGCTGGCCAGGAAGATGGCGCAACTGTGCGACATCTACGTCAACGACGCCTTCGGCACCGCGCACCGCGCCGAGGGCACGACCTACGGCATCGCCGAATATGCCCCCGTGGCCTGCGCCGGCCCGCTGCTGGCCGCCGAGATCGACGCGCTCACGCGCGCCCTGGCCGCACCGAAGCGCCCCCTGGTGGCCATCGTCGCCGGCTCCAAGGTCAGCACCAAGCTGACCATCCTGCAAAGCCTGGCCGGCAAGGTCGATGGCCTGGTCGTCGGCGGCGGCATCGCCAACACCTTCATGCTGGCCGCCGGCCTGCCCATCGGCAAGAGCCTGGCCGAGGCCGACCTGGTGGGCGAGGCCCGCGCCGTCATCGACGCCATGGCCGCACGCGGCGCCCAGGTGCCCATCCCGACCGACGTGGTGGTGGCCAAGGCCTTTGCCGCCGATGCCCCAGCCACGGTCAGACGCGCGCAGGATGTGCAGGACGACGACCTGATCCTGGACATCGGCCCGGAAACCGCCGCCCGCCTGGCCGTGCAGCTGCAGGCCGCCGGCACCATCGTCTGGAACGGCCCGGTAGGCGTGTTCGAGTTCGACCAGTTCGCCGGGGGCACGCGCGCCATCGCCCAGGCCATTGCCGCATCGAGCGCCTTCAGCATCGCCGGCGGCGGCGACACGCTGGCGGCGATCGCCAAATTCGGCATCGAAGACAAGGTTGGTTACATCTCCACCGGCGGCGGGGCCTTCCTGGAGGTGCTGGAGGGTAAAGAATTGCCAGCCTTCGAAATTCTGCAAAAGCGCGCTGCCGGCTGA
- a CDS encoding LysE family translocator gives MFGISDYGAFVAAIVLFLAIPGPGNLALITSTGKGGVRAGLAAGFGVIAADQVLMWTAVAGVSALLAAYPAAFHAVQWLGAAYLAWLGWKMLTAKPGAAPVLRMQPRQYFRQGALITLLNPKAIVFYMAFFPLFVDPQRHQGLLTFAVMAATIAALTFLYSLIVVLLTQHLAERMRANPRIAQVLEKTAGTFLIGFGIKLALAP, from the coding sequence ATGTTCGGCATTTCCGACTACGGCGCCTTTGTCGCGGCCATCGTGCTGTTCCTGGCCATCCCCGGCCCGGGTAATCTGGCCCTCATCACCTCCACCGGCAAGGGCGGCGTGCGCGCCGGGCTGGCGGCGGGCTTTGGCGTCATCGCTGCCGACCAGGTGCTGATGTGGACGGCGGTGGCTGGCGTGTCGGCCCTGCTGGCGGCGTATCCGGCGGCCTTCCATGCCGTGCAGTGGCTGGGCGCGGCCTATCTGGCCTGGCTGGGCTGGAAGATGCTCACTGCCAAGCCGGGCGCGGCGCCGGTGCTCAGGATGCAGCCACGGCAGTATTTCCGCCAGGGCGCGCTGATCACGCTGCTCAACCCCAAGGCCATCGTGTTCTACATGGCCTTCTTCCCGCTGTTCGTCGATCCGCAGCGCCACCAGGGCCTGCTCACTTTTGCCGTCATGGCGGCGACCATTGCCGCGCTCACCTTTCTCTACAGCTTGATCGTGGTGTTGCTGACCCAGCATCTGGCCGAGCGTATGCGGGCCAATCCGCGCATCGCCCAGGTGCTGGAAAAGACCGCCGGCACCTTCCTGATCGGCTTTGGCATCAAGCTGGCCCTGGCGCCCTGA
- the def gene encoding peptide deformylase, whose translation MALLSILCFPDPRLHKVAQPVATVDERVRAIVRDMFETMYDAKGIGLAATQVDIHERIVVIDVSEERNQPQVLINPELLWASPETRLGEEGCLSVPGIYDGVERALAVRVRALDEQGRERLIEAEDLLAVCIQHEMDHLMGKVFVEYLSPLKRGRIKTKLLKQHRAQPPARA comes from the coding sequence ATGGCCCTGCTATCCATTCTCTGCTTTCCCGATCCGCGCCTGCACAAGGTCGCCCAGCCCGTCGCCACGGTCGATGAGCGCGTGCGCGCCATCGTCCGCGACATGTTCGAAACCATGTATGACGCCAAGGGTATCGGCCTGGCGGCCACGCAGGTGGACATCCACGAGCGCATTGTCGTGATCGACGTGTCCGAGGAGCGCAACCAGCCGCAGGTGCTGATCAACCCCGAACTGCTCTGGGCCAGCCCCGAGACGCGCCTGGGCGAGGAGGGCTGCCTGTCCGTGCCCGGCATCTACGACGGCGTGGAGCGCGCGCTGGCCGTGCGCGTGCGCGCGCTGGACGAGCAGGGCCGCGAGCGCCTGATCGAGGCCGAGGACTTGCTGGCCGTGTGCATCCAGCACGAGATGGATCACCTGATGGGCAAGGTCTTCGTGGAATACCTCTCGCCGCTCAAGCGCGGGCGCATCAAGACCAAGCTGCTCAAGCAGCACAGGGCGCAGCCGCCAGCGCGCGCATGA
- the fmt gene encoding methionyl-tRNA formyltransferase, protein MKVIFAGTPEFARVALAALLAAGHEVPLVLTQPDRPAGRGMKLQASPVKQLAMQHGIAVAQPRSLRLDGRYPEDAAAAQAAIAAAQAEVMVVAAYGLILPQWALDAPPRGCLNIHASLLPRWRGAAPIHRAIEAGDAETGITIMQMDAGLDTGDMLLRRSVPIAAHDSTATLHDRLAQLGGQLIVQALADAQADRLQATPQPPDGSAGITYAHKIEKAEAAIDWRDSAEVIARRVRAFNPFPGAATTLQGETLKVWDCKIDSCQRLPDKAPGQILLANDTGLHVACGDGTVLVLTELQRPGGKRLAARDFLRGAALAPGLVLGASA, encoded by the coding sequence ATGAAAGTCATCTTCGCCGGCACGCCGGAGTTCGCCCGCGTGGCGCTGGCCGCGCTGCTGGCCGCCGGCCACGAGGTGCCGCTGGTGCTGACCCAGCCCGACCGCCCCGCCGGGCGCGGCATGAAGCTGCAGGCCTCGCCGGTCAAGCAACTGGCCATGCAGCACGGCATCGCCGTGGCGCAGCCGCGCAGCCTGCGCCTGGACGGCAGATACCCCGAAGACGCCGCCGCCGCCCAGGCCGCCATCGCCGCAGCGCAGGCTGAGGTCATGGTGGTCGCCGCCTACGGCCTGATCCTGCCGCAGTGGGCGCTCGATGCTCCCCCGCGAGGTTGTCTGAACATCCACGCCAGCCTGCTGCCGCGCTGGCGCGGCGCCGCTCCCATCCACCGCGCCATCGAGGCCGGCGACGCCGAGACCGGCATCACCATCATGCAGATGGACGCCGGCCTGGACACTGGCGACATGCTGCTGCGCCGCAGCGTGCCGATTGCCGCACACGACAGCACGGCCACGCTGCACGACCGTCTGGCGCAGCTTGGCGGCCAGCTCATCGTGCAGGCCCTGGCCGACGCCCAGGCCGACCGCCTGCAGGCCACGCCGCAGCCGCCGGATGGCTCGGCGGGCATCACCTACGCCCACAAGATCGAGAAGGCCGAGGCCGCCATCGACTGGCGCGACAGCGCCGAGGTCATCGCCCGCCGGGTGCGCGCCTTCAACCCCTTCCCGGGCGCAGCAACCACGCTGCAAGGCGAGACGCTGAAAGTCTGGGACTGCAAGATTGATAGCTGTCAGCGCTTGCCAGACAAGGCTCCAGGCCAGATTTTGCTGGCAAACGATACTGGCTTGCATGTGGCCTGCGGCGATGGCACGGTGCTGGTGCTGACCGAGCTGCAGCGCCCCGGCGGCAAGCGCCTGGCGGCGCGCGACTTCCTGCGCGGCGCGGCACTCGCCCCAGGCCTGGTGCTGGGCGCCAGCGCATGA
- a CDS encoding class I SAM-dependent methyltransferase: MRLKLPWPLPALLAWAGAWLLYLASARALGPLPAMLLASVLGLVAGALLRNWWRRALVALGFPLSLALSGAATLPAWAWLLPLAALLLLYPVQSWRDAPLFPTPAQALAGLAERLPLPPGACVLDAGCGLGHGLRALHAAYPQVRLEGVEWSRPLALLCRLRCPFARVRRGDMWALDWGGYQVVYLFQRPESMARAAAKAQQDMAPGSWLVSLAFELPGQVAQARLQTLPGREVWLYRLPLAVPATAAQATGGSP; the protein is encoded by the coding sequence ATGCGTCTGAAGCTGCCCTGGCCGCTGCCGGCCCTGCTGGCCTGGGCCGGGGCGTGGCTGTTGTACCTGGCCAGCGCGCGCGCCCTGGGGCCGCTGCCGGCCATGCTGCTGGCCAGCGTGCTAGGCCTGGTGGCCGGCGCGCTGCTGCGCAACTGGTGGCGCCGGGCGCTGGTGGCGCTGGGCTTTCCGCTGTCGCTGGCCCTGTCGGGCGCGGCCACGCTGCCGGCCTGGGCCTGGCTGCTGCCGCTGGCCGCGCTGCTGCTGCTGTACCCGGTGCAGTCCTGGCGTGATGCGCCGCTGTTTCCGACGCCGGCCCAGGCACTGGCTGGGCTGGCCGAGCGGCTGCCCCTGCCGCCCGGCGCCTGCGTGCTGGACGCCGGCTGCGGCCTGGGCCACGGCCTGCGCGCCCTGCACGCGGCCTATCCGCAGGTGCGGCTGGAAGGCGTCGAATGGAGCCGCCCGCTGGCGCTGCTGTGCCGCCTGCGCTGCCCGTTTGCGCGCGTGCGGCGCGGCGACATGTGGGCGCTGGACTGGGGCGGCTACCAGGTGGTCTATCTGTTCCAGCGGCCCGAGAGCATGGCGCGCGCGGCGGCCAAGGCGCAGCAGGACATGGCGCCGGGCAGCTGGCTGGTCAGCCTGGCCTTCGAGCTGCCCGGCCAGGTCGCGCAGGCCCGGCTGCAGACCCTGCCGGGACGCGAGGTCTGGCTGTACCGCCTGCCGCTGGCCGTGCCAGCCACGGCGGCCCAGGCCACGGGCGGCAGTCCATGA
- a CDS encoding RBBP9/YdeN family alpha/beta hydrolase: MQEEAQVLLLPGWQNSTEGHWQTEWEQALGYQRVQQHDWLRPRRGDWCARLEEAVLEAPAPVVLAAHSLGCILVAWWAAHSRHTHKVRGALLVAPGDVEQPGVGELIPGWLPIARQPLPFAATLVASSDDPYCSLERAHELAAHWGARFAPAGACGHMNAESALGLWPQGQALLRPLMNGTSED; this comes from the coding sequence ATGCAGGAAGAAGCACAGGTTCTCTTGCTGCCCGGCTGGCAGAACTCCACCGAAGGCCATTGGCAGACCGAGTGGGAGCAGGCCTTGGGCTACCAGCGCGTGCAGCAGCACGACTGGCTGCGCCCCAGGCGCGGCGACTGGTGCGCGCGCCTGGAAGAGGCCGTGCTGGAGGCGCCCGCGCCCGTGGTGCTGGCCGCGCACAGCCTGGGCTGCATCCTGGTGGCCTGGTGGGCCGCGCATTCGCGCCACACGCACAAGGTGCGCGGCGCGCTGCTGGTGGCGCCGGGCGATGTCGAGCAGCCCGGCGTGGGCGAGTTGATTCCCGGCTGGCTGCCGATTGCGCGCCAGCCGCTGCCCTTTGCCGCCACGCTGGTGGCCAGCAGCGACGACCCGTACTGCAGCCTGGAGCGCGCCCACGAGCTGGCGGCGCACTGGGGGGCGCGCTTTGCCCCGGCCGGCGCCTGCGGGCACATGAATGCCGAGTCCGCCCTGGGCCTGTGGCCGCAGGGCCAGGCACTGCTGCGGCCCCTGATGAATGGCACAAGCGAGGACTGA
- a CDS encoding AzlD domain-containing protein — protein MSADALQSWLWAVLAIVGLAIITLITRAFFMLPERELPLPDWLRRGLKYAPLAALAGVIAPEILMTGGALIQTLADARVPAVLLACGYYFWRRGILGTIVVGMAVYLPLHIGLGW, from the coding sequence ATGAGCGCAGACGCGCTGCAGTCCTGGCTCTGGGCGGTGCTGGCCATCGTGGGCCTGGCCATCATCACGCTCATCACCCGGGCCTTTTTCATGCTGCCCGAACGCGAGCTGCCCCTGCCCGACTGGCTGCGCCGGGGCCTGAAATACGCGCCCCTGGCGGCGCTGGCCGGCGTCATCGCGCCGGAAATCCTGATGACCGGCGGCGCGCTGATCCAGACCTTGGCCGACGCGCGGGTACCCGCCGTGCTGCTGGCCTGCGGCTACTACTTCTGGCGCCGGGGCATTCTGGGCACCATCGTGGTCGGCATGGCAGTCTATCTGCCGCTGCACATCGGGCTGGGCTGGTAG